One stretch of Streptomyces sp. NBC_01363 DNA includes these proteins:
- a CDS encoding N-acetylmuramoyl-L-alanine amidase, translating to MRAFLASSIGVTCAAVLVLPLAVPAGAAPDTRTVPAESAGPAEPADVPGSTQSLPMRTLPAPSGRTTGEPTRAAAAPEQGLPEREVRPFSLVGVVWDDANAELHGTVQVRTRATGTGDWSDWQDLETHNAEHAADPGTAERESGSVRGSTAPLWVGDSDGVAVRVRPEAPDPQDRTASPVPLPIGLRLELVDPGKDPQQLPATDAEAEAETEAETEAATGPGTGTTAGAPAAAEGRTTPFSPSVLPALGKAASEAQGEAEAGLAPGAQPYIGPRPRIITRKGWGADEKLRERTFVYTSTVKAAFIHHSATGNNYTCAQASSVLRGIYRYHVKSSGWRDIGYNFAVDKCGNIYEGRAGGVTRAVLGAHTLGFNTNSMGIAVLGTFTRSNPPAAAVNAVAKLTAWKLGLFGANPRGRTTLVSGGGNKYKKGKKVRLNVISGHRDGFVTECPGARLYKKLGSARTSSAKLQGR from the coding sequence ATGCGTGCCTTCCTTGCATCCTCGATAGGTGTCACCTGCGCGGCCGTTCTCGTACTGCCGCTGGCCGTGCCCGCGGGCGCCGCCCCCGACACTCGCACCGTCCCCGCCGAGTCGGCCGGGCCCGCCGAGCCCGCCGATGTGCCGGGCTCGACGCAGTCCCTGCCGATGCGGACCCTGCCGGCACCGTCCGGCCGGACCACCGGCGAACCCACCCGGGCCGCGGCGGCCCCCGAACAGGGGCTGCCCGAACGCGAGGTCCGCCCCTTCTCCCTGGTCGGCGTCGTCTGGGACGACGCGAACGCCGAACTCCACGGCACCGTCCAGGTCCGCACCCGCGCCACCGGTACCGGTGACTGGTCGGACTGGCAGGACCTGGAGACCCACAACGCCGAGCACGCCGCCGACCCCGGCACCGCCGAGCGCGAATCCGGATCCGTCCGGGGCTCCACCGCCCCGCTCTGGGTCGGCGACTCGGACGGCGTCGCGGTCCGCGTACGCCCCGAGGCCCCGGATCCGCAGGACCGCACCGCCTCCCCCGTACCGCTGCCGATCGGACTGCGCCTCGAACTCGTCGACCCGGGCAAGGACCCGCAGCAGCTCCCCGCGACGGACGCCGAGGCCGAGGCCGAAACCGAGGCCGAAACCGAGGCCGCGACCGGTCCCGGAACCGGAACCACGGCGGGCGCCCCGGCCGCCGCGGAAGGGCGCACCACCCCCTTCTCCCCGAGCGTGCTCCCCGCCCTGGGCAAGGCGGCGTCCGAGGCGCAGGGCGAGGCGGAAGCGGGCCTCGCACCCGGCGCCCAGCCGTACATCGGTCCCCGTCCGCGCATCATCACCCGCAAGGGCTGGGGCGCCGACGAGAAGCTCAGGGAACGCACCTTCGTCTACACCAGCACGGTCAAGGCCGCCTTCATCCACCACAGCGCCACGGGCAACAACTACACGTGCGCCCAGGCGTCCTCGGTCCTGCGCGGCATCTACCGCTACCACGTCAAGAGCAGCGGCTGGCGCGACATCGGCTACAACTTCGCCGTCGACAAGTGCGGAAACATCTACGAAGGACGTGCGGGAGGCGTGACGCGGGCCGTCCTGGGAGCGCACACGCTCGGCTTCAACACCAACAGCATGGGCATCGCGGTGCTCGGGACCTTCACCAGGTCGAACCCGCCCGCCGCCGCGGTGAACGCCGTCGCGAAGCTCACCGCCTGGAAGCTCGGTCTGTTCGGCGCCAACCCGCGCGGCAGGACCACGCTCGTCTCGGGCGGCGGGAACAAGTACAAGAAGGGCAAGAAGGTCAGACTCAACGTCATCTCCGGCCACCGGGACGGCTTCGTAACCGAATGCCCCGGAGCGCGTCTCTACAAGAAGCTCGGCTCGGCCCGGACCAGCTCCGCCAAGCTCCAGGGCCGCTAA
- a CDS encoding cysteine dioxygenase family protein — protein MNSDSDLQIAGDILEVQHLLQPAREHPSTVAEFVGLARTIAADRAQWAPLVRYDTTTRWYHRLRTGLGYEVWLLSWVPGQGSGLHDHGRSSGVLTVLDGRLTERTERTTRALDAGAQRVFAPGYAHEVVNDSLEPAVSLHIYYPGLTEMPMHAAQCAPAAVDVVPA, from the coding sequence ATGAACAGCGACAGCGACCTTCAGATCGCCGGCGACATCCTTGAGGTCCAGCACCTCCTCCAGCCGGCCCGCGAGCACCCTTCCACCGTGGCCGAGTTCGTCGGACTCGCCCGCACCATCGCCGCCGACCGTGCCCAGTGGGCACCGCTCGTCCGGTACGACACCACCACCCGCTGGTACCACCGGCTGCGCACCGGACTCGGCTACGAGGTCTGGCTGCTCAGCTGGGTGCCCGGCCAGGGCAGCGGGCTCCACGACCACGGCCGGTCCTCCGGTGTGCTGACCGTCCTGGACGGCCGGTTGACCGAGCGCACCGAGCGCACCACCCGCGCGCTGGACGCGGGTGCGCAGCGGGTCTTCGCGCCCGGCTATGCGCACGAGGTGGTCAACGACTCCCTCGAACCGGCCGTCAGTCTGCACATCTACTACCCGGGTCTGACCGAGATGCCGATGCACGCGGCGCAGTGCGCCCCGGCGGCCGTGGATGTCGTACCCGCCTGA
- a CDS encoding coenzyme F420-0:L-glutamate ligase: MSADAASGAAPSYRVWALPGMPEVRAGDDLAKLIAATGPGLVDGDVLLVTSKIVSKAEGRIVEATDREAAIDAETVRVVARRGALRIVENRQGLVMAAAGVDASNTPAGTVLLLPEDPDASARAIRDGLRDTLGVEVGVVVTDTFGRPWRNGLTDVAIGAAGVRVLDDLRGGTDAYGNALSATVVATADELASAGDLVKGKADGLPVAVVRGLGHVVDPADTAGGARAMVRVAADDMFRLGTSEAVREAVTLRRTVREFTDEPVDPGAVRRAVAAAVTAPAPHHTTPWRFVLLESEGSRTRLLDAMRDAWIEDLRRDGRSEESIAKRVRRGDVLRRAPYLVVPCLVMDGSHAYGDERRDTAEREMFVVAAGAGIQNFLVALAGEQLGSAWVSSTMFCRSVVREVLDLPGTWDPLGAVAVGRAAAEPAARPGRDAEAFVEVR; encoded by the coding sequence GTGAGCGCCGACGCGGCCTCCGGTGCGGCGCCCTCGTACCGGGTCTGGGCGCTGCCCGGGATGCCCGAGGTGCGGGCCGGGGACGACCTGGCGAAGCTGATCGCCGCGACCGGACCGGGTCTGGTCGACGGTGATGTCCTGCTGGTCACCTCGAAGATCGTCTCCAAGGCGGAGGGCCGGATCGTCGAGGCGACCGACCGGGAGGCGGCGATCGACGCCGAGACGGTCCGGGTGGTGGCGCGGCGCGGCGCGCTGCGGATCGTCGAGAACCGGCAGGGTCTGGTCATGGCCGCGGCCGGGGTCGACGCCTCGAACACCCCCGCCGGGACGGTGCTGCTGCTGCCCGAGGACCCGGACGCCTCGGCGCGGGCGATCCGCGACGGGCTGCGGGACACGCTCGGCGTCGAGGTCGGGGTCGTCGTCACGGACACCTTCGGGCGCCCGTGGCGCAACGGACTGACCGATGTGGCGATCGGGGCGGCCGGGGTCCGGGTGCTGGACGATCTGCGCGGCGGCACGGACGCGTACGGCAATGCGCTCAGCGCCACCGTGGTCGCCACCGCCGACGAGCTGGCCTCGGCCGGTGATCTGGTCAAGGGCAAGGCGGACGGGCTGCCCGTCGCGGTCGTGCGGGGGCTCGGTCATGTGGTGGACCCGGCGGACACCGCGGGCGGCGCTCGGGCCATGGTGCGGGTCGCGGCCGACGACATGTTCCGGCTCGGCACGTCGGAGGCGGTACGGGAAGCGGTGACCCTGCGGCGTACGGTGCGCGAGTTCACCGACGAACCGGTGGACCCGGGTGCGGTGCGGCGGGCCGTGGCCGCGGCGGTGACGGCGCCCGCGCCGCATCACACGACGCCGTGGCGGTTCGTCCTGCTGGAGTCCGAGGGGTCGCGGACCCGGCTGCTCGACGCGATGCGGGACGCGTGGATCGAGGATCTGCGACGTGACGGCAGGAGCGAGGAGTCGATCGCCAAGCGGGTGCGGCGGGGCGATGTGCTGCGCCGGGCACCGTATCTGGTGGTGCCGTGTCTGGTGATGGACGGCTCCCACGCGTACGGGGACGAGCGGCGGGACACGGCGGAGCGCGAGATGTTCGTGGTCGCCGCGGGGGCCGGCATCCAGAACTTCCTGGTGGCGCTGGCGGGTGAGCAGCTGGGCTCGGCGTGGGTGTCGTCGACGATGTTCTGCCGCTCCGTGGTGCGCGAGGTGCTGGACCTGCCGGGGACGTGGGATCCGCTGGGGGCGGTGGCCGTGGGGCGCGCGGCGGCCGAACCCGCGGCGCGGCCGGGGCGGGACGCGGAGGCGTTCGTCGAGGTGCGCTGA
- a CDS encoding DNA-3-methyladenine glycosylase has translation MAGRFAPRSAPRAAVPHQAAAPAADALTREWTPPGPLDLRLVVGPLRRGPADPTFRMTGDGTVWRASRTPAGPGTLRLTARGGRIDAAAWGPGAPWLLDRLPTLLGATDDPDAFRPRHRLLALTRHHRPGLRLLRTGLVMESLIPSILEQKVTTDEAYRAWRLLVRKHGTSAPGPTDHAAFTALGLHVMPDARTWSLIPSWEWHRAGVDAKRSGTILRAVRVARRMEEAAAMELPEAMARLELIPGIGPWTSAETLQRSNGAADAVTVGDLHLPGIVGHALAGNRDADDEEMLTLLAPYEGQRHRVTRLILLSGHTPARRAPRMTRGDIARL, from the coding sequence GTGGCAGGACGATTCGCACCCCGCAGCGCACCCCGCGCGGCCGTCCCGCACCAGGCGGCGGCTCCGGCGGCGGACGCGCTGACCCGTGAGTGGACCCCGCCCGGCCCGCTCGACCTGCGCCTGGTCGTCGGGCCACTGCGCCGCGGCCCCGCCGACCCCACGTTCCGGATGACCGGGGACGGCACGGTCTGGCGGGCCAGCCGCACACCCGCGGGCCCCGGCACCCTCCGCCTCACCGCCCGGGGCGGCCGGATCGACGCGGCGGCCTGGGGCCCCGGCGCACCGTGGCTGCTGGACCGGCTCCCGACGCTGCTCGGCGCGACGGACGACCCGGACGCCTTCCGCCCGCGCCACCGCCTGCTCGCCCTGACCCGGCACCACCGCCCCGGCCTGCGCCTGCTGCGCACCGGCCTGGTCATGGAGTCCCTGATCCCGTCGATCCTGGAACAGAAGGTCACCACGGACGAGGCCTACCGTGCCTGGCGCCTCCTGGTCCGGAAGCACGGCACCTCGGCGCCCGGCCCCACGGACCACGCCGCGTTCACCGCGCTGGGTCTCCACGTCATGCCGGACGCCCGCACCTGGTCCCTGATCCCGTCCTGGGAATGGCACCGCGCGGGCGTCGACGCCAAACGCTCGGGCACGATCCTGCGCGCGGTACGCGTGGCCCGCCGCATGGAGGAGGCGGCTGCCATGGAGCTGCCCGAGGCCATGGCCCGCCTGGAACTGATCCCCGGCATCGGCCCCTGGACCTCCGCCGAGACGCTCCAGCGCTCGAACGGCGCCGCGGACGCAGTCACCGTCGGCGACCTCCACCTCCCCGGCATCGTCGGCCACGCCCTGGCGGGCAACCGGGACGCCGACGACGAGGAGATGCTGACCCTCCTGGCCCCGTACGAGGGCCAGCGCCACCGGGTGACCCGCCTCATCCTGCTGTCGGGCCACACCCCGGCCCGCCGCGCCCCGCGCATGACCCGGGGCGACATCGCCCGCCTGTAG
- the cofD gene encoding 2-phospho-L-lactate transferase: protein MRIVVLAGGIGGARFLRGLKQAAPDADITVIGNTGDDIHLFGLKVCPDLDTVMYTLGGGINEEQGWGRTDESFHVKEELAAYGVGPEWFGLGDRDFATHIVRTQMLGAGYPLSAVTEALCARWKPGVRLLPMSDDRVETHVAVDMDGERRAIHFQEYWVKLRASVEAQAIVPVGAEQAKPAPGVLEAIAEADVILFPPSNPVVSVGTILAVPGIREAIAEAGVPVVGLSPIVGDAPVRGMADKVLAAVGVESTASAVATHYGSGLLDGWLVDTVDAGAVGEVEAAGIRCRSVPLMMTDVDTTAEMARQALVLAEEVRA from the coding sequence ATGCGCATTGTGGTTCTGGCCGGCGGTATCGGTGGTGCTCGTTTCCTGCGTGGCCTCAAGCAGGCCGCGCCCGACGCGGACATCACGGTGATCGGCAACACCGGTGACGACATCCATCTGTTCGGGCTGAAGGTCTGCCCCGACCTCGACACCGTGATGTACACGCTCGGCGGTGGCATCAACGAGGAGCAGGGCTGGGGGCGTACGGACGAGAGCTTCCACGTCAAGGAGGAGCTCGCGGCGTACGGCGTGGGGCCGGAGTGGTTCGGGCTCGGCGACCGTGATTTCGCGACGCACATCGTCCGCACGCAGATGCTGGGCGCGGGCTATCCGCTGAGCGCCGTCACCGAGGCGCTCTGCGCGCGCTGGAAGCCGGGGGTCCGGCTGCTGCCGATGTCCGACGACCGGGTCGAGACGCATGTCGCGGTCGACATGGACGGCGAGCGCAGAGCGATCCACTTCCAGGAGTACTGGGTGAAGCTGCGTGCCTCCGTCGAGGCGCAGGCGATCGTGCCGGTCGGCGCCGAGCAGGCGAAGCCGGCTCCGGGAGTGCTGGAGGCCATCGCCGAGGCCGACGTGATCCTCTTCCCGCCGTCCAACCCCGTCGTGTCGGTGGGGACGATTCTTGCCGTGCCCGGGATCCGGGAGGCCATCGCCGAGGCCGGGGTGCCGGTCGTCGGCCTCTCCCCCATCGTCGGGGACGCGCCCGTGCGCGGCATGGCGGACAAGGTGCTCGCTGCGGTGGGCGTCGAGTCGACTGCGTCGGCCGTGGCCACGCACTACGGTTCCGGGCTGCTCGACGGCTGGCTCGTCGACACGGTGGACGCCGGGGCGGTCGGCGAGGTGGAGGCCGCGGGCATCCGCTGCCGTTCCGTGCCGCTGATGATGACCGATGTCGACACGACGGCCGAGATGGCCCGGCAGGCGCTGGTGCTGGCCGAGGAGGTACGGGCGTGA
- a CDS encoding NDP-sugar synthase has translation MTEAKEAILLVGGKGTRLRPLTVHTPKPMVPAAGVPFLTHQLARARAAGVEHIVLATSYLAEVFEPYFGDGSSLGLHIEYVTEREPLGTGGAIRNVASRLSAGPDDPVLVFNGDILTGLDIRSLVASHTSSGADVSLHLTRVEDPRAFGLVPTDGSGRVTAFLEKPETPEEIVTDQINAGAYIFRRSVIDTIPAGRPVSVERETFPGLLASGAHLQGMVDSTYWLDLGTPQAFVRGSADLVLGRAPSPAVPGRCGDGLVLPTASVATDAKISGGTVVGEGALIGEGARIDGSAILAGAVVGPRAVIKDSLVGAGARIGSRTVLTGAVVGDGARVGADNELRDGIRVWCGAVLPDAAVRFSSDA, from the coding sequence GTGACAGAGGCAAAAGAAGCGATCCTCCTGGTCGGCGGAAAGGGAACCCGGCTGCGCCCGCTCACGGTGCACACGCCCAAGCCCATGGTTCCGGCAGCGGGCGTTCCGTTCCTCACCCACCAGCTGGCGCGCGCCAGGGCAGCCGGGGTCGAGCACATCGTGCTCGCGACGTCGTACCTGGCGGAGGTCTTCGAACCGTACTTCGGCGACGGCTCGTCGCTCGGCCTCCACATCGAGTACGTCACCGAACGCGAACCGCTCGGCACCGGCGGAGCGATACGCAACGTCGCGTCCCGGCTGAGCGCGGGCCCGGACGACCCGGTGCTCGTCTTCAACGGCGACATCCTCACCGGCCTGGACATCCGGTCGCTGGTCGCCTCGCACACGAGCTCCGGAGCGGATGTCTCCCTCCACCTCACCCGGGTCGAGGACCCGCGCGCCTTCGGCCTCGTACCGACGGACGGCAGCGGCCGGGTCACCGCGTTCCTGGAGAAGCCCGAGACGCCCGAGGAGATCGTCACCGACCAGATCAACGCCGGGGCGTACATCTTCCGCCGCTCGGTCATCGACACCATCCCGGCCGGCCGCCCCGTCTCCGTCGAGCGCGAGACCTTCCCCGGGCTGCTCGCCTCCGGAGCGCACCTCCAGGGCATGGTCGACTCCACGTACTGGCTGGACCTCGGCACCCCGCAGGCCTTCGTACGCGGCTCCGCCGATCTGGTCCTGGGCCGCGCCCCGTCCCCGGCCGTGCCCGGCCGATGCGGCGACGGGCTCGTGCTTCCGACGGCCTCGGTCGCCACCGATGCCAAGATCAGCGGCGGTACGGTGGTCGGAGAGGGCGCCCTGATCGGCGAGGGAGCCCGGATCGACGGCTCCGCGATACTGGCCGGCGCGGTCGTCGGACCAAGAGCCGTGATCAAGGACTCGCTGGTCGGAGCCGGCGCCCGGATCGGCAGCCGTACGGTGCTCACCGGCGCGGTCGTCGGGGACGGGGCCCGGGTCGGCGCCGACAACGAACTGCGTGACGGCATCCGCGTCTGGTGCGGGGCGGTCCTCCCGGACGCGGCGGTGCGCTTCTCCTCCGACGCATAG
- a CDS encoding WhiB family transcriptional regulator, with protein MTELFQQLLVEDADEELGWQERALCAQTDPESFFPEKGGSTREAKKVCLACEVRSECLEYALSNDERFGIWGGLSERERRRLKKAAV; from the coding sequence ATGACCGAGCTGTTCCAGCAACTGCTGGTCGAGGACGCGGACGAGGAACTCGGCTGGCAGGAGCGCGCACTGTGCGCCCAGACCGATCCCGAGTCCTTCTTCCCCGAGAAGGGCGGATCCACCCGCGAGGCCAAGAAGGTCTGTCTCGCCTGTGAAGTCCGGTCCGAGTGCCTTGAATATGCCCTTTCCAATGACGAACGCTTCGGAATCTGGGGCGGTCTCTCGGAACGTGAACGGCGCCGCCTGAAGAAGGCCGCCGTCTGA